A part of Methanohalobium evestigatum Z-7303 genomic DNA contains:
- a CDS encoding FG-GAP repeat domain-containing protein, protein MMPIFLAAFLLNTGMTTAAESNSGGLQAQSNKMQTGYDVKSQASTFNTSEYAKSFPENMIRGNPEYTRSLTHADLNGDGKQDIIVTKHGVNYLYKGDGKGGFTAYKMHDKSKNTNSVSIADVNGDGIQTS, encoded by the coding sequence ATGATGCCGATATTTCTGGCAGCATTTCTTCTTAATACAGGCATGACTACAGCTGCAGAATCTAATTCAGGAGGCCTTCAGGCACAATCAAACAAAATGCAAACAGGTTATGATGTCAAATCTCAGGCTAGTACTTTCAACACGTCCGAATATGCAAAGTCATTTCCAGAAAATATGATACGTGGCAATCCCGAGTATACAAGGTCTTTAACTCATGCAGATCTCAATGGCGACGGTAAACAGGACATTATAGTAACCAAACATGGTGTTAACTATCTGTATAAAGGAGATGGAAAAGGAGGTTTCACCGCCTATAAAATGCATGATAAATCAAAAAATACTAATTCGGTATCAATAGCTGATGTCAATGGTGATGGCATCCAGACATCATAA
- a CDS encoding zinc ribbon domain-containing protein encodes MCGDVEKKNPEVRTFTCKKCGLTLSRDINSAVNIAKKEIPLSGMDYKVISKNLCILHIGDTITRK; translated from the coding sequence ATTTGTGGAGATGTAGAAAAGAAGAATCCGGAAGTAAGAACTTTTACCTGTAAAAAATGCGGTCTAACCCTTTCGAGAGATATAAACAGCGCCGTAAATATTGCTAAAAAAGAAATACCTTTGTCTGGCATGGACTACAAGGTAATCTCAAAGAACCTTTGTATATTGCATATTGGAGATACAATAACTCGAAAATAA